The following coding sequences are from one Pseudonocardia sp. HH130630-07 window:
- a CDS encoding helix-turn-helix domain-containing protein, translating to MAQAPAPARISASWARSETYGAPTEAVRPAFTGGTDDDSLFARCGSEVLAGLHEGLPGEPISLMLTDADGIVVSRRCDEQALVHALDRTYLAPGFAFGEREAGTTGLGLALADRVPSLVRGDEHYCTGLWGYTCAAAPVLDPVDGDLLGSINLTTWSRRSDRLLLALARSAAGQTQALMLAHGRGASARPAPRGEVFRIAPQASAGLADGLSESWRCALAEATAALRDGARVGVVGEPGTGKAALLATALRSVRPRSRVLHARPPAAADAVSWLSLWSPELGKPDTAVIAGRVHELPAPVATRLAALVRSLPHAALSLTAGTVDGVPEPLARMLDVVVEVPPLRHRAQDVVPLAHHLVRDGVTFTDAAARALRTYPWPGNVEQLRRTVRDAAARSSLVDVRNLPPELLATRSGSLTRIEALERDELVRCLSEHGMSVTQAAGSLGISRATAYRRVQRYGITLPG from the coding sequence ATGGCGCAGGCACCGGCCCCCGCACGCATCTCGGCGTCCTGGGCGCGCAGCGAGACCTACGGCGCCCCGACCGAGGCCGTGCGTCCCGCCTTCACCGGCGGGACCGACGACGACTCGCTGTTCGCCCGGTGCGGCAGCGAGGTCCTCGCCGGGCTGCACGAGGGGCTGCCCGGAGAGCCGATCAGCCTGATGCTGACCGACGCCGACGGCATCGTCGTCTCCCGGCGGTGCGACGAGCAGGCGCTCGTCCACGCACTCGACCGGACCTACTTGGCCCCCGGCTTCGCGTTCGGCGAGCGGGAGGCCGGGACCACCGGGCTCGGGCTCGCGCTGGCCGACCGGGTGCCGTCGCTGGTGCGCGGGGACGAGCACTACTGCACCGGGCTGTGGGGCTACACCTGCGCCGCGGCCCCCGTCCTCGACCCGGTCGACGGCGACCTGCTCGGCAGCATCAACCTCACCACCTGGTCCCGGCGCTCGGACCGGCTGCTGCTGGCACTGGCCCGTTCCGCGGCCGGGCAGACGCAGGCGCTGATGCTGGCCCACGGCCGCGGCGCCAGCGCGCGGCCCGCCCCGCGCGGCGAGGTGTTCCGGATCGCCCCGCAGGCGTCGGCGGGGCTGGCCGACGGCCTGTCGGAGAGCTGGCGGTGCGCGCTGGCCGAGGCCACGGCCGCCCTGCGCGACGGAGCCCGGGTCGGCGTCGTCGGCGAGCCCGGCACCGGGAAGGCCGCGCTGCTGGCGACCGCGCTGCGCTCGGTGCGGCCGCGCAGCCGGGTGCTGCACGCCCGCCCGCCGGCCGCTGCGGACGCCGTCTCGTGGCTGTCGCTGTGGTCCCCCGAGCTGGGGAAACCGGACACCGCGGTGATCGCGGGCCGGGTGCACGAGCTGCCGGCACCGGTCGCCACCCGGCTCGCGGCGCTCGTCCGGTCGCTGCCGCACGCGGCGCTGAGCCTCACCGCGGGCACCGTCGACGGCGTACCCGAACCGCTGGCCCGGATGCTCGACGTCGTCGTCGAGGTCCCGCCGTTGCGGCACCGCGCCCAGGACGTCGTGCCGCTCGCCCACCATCTCGTCCGCGACGGCGTGACGTTCACCGACGCGGCCGCCCGGGCCCTGCGCACCTACCCCTGGCCGGGCAACGTCGAGCAGCTGCGGCGCACGGTCCGCGACGCCGCGGCGCGCAGCAGCCTCGTCGACGTCCGGAACCTGCCGCCGGAGCTGCTGGCCACCCGGTCCGGGTCGCTCACCCGGATCGAGGCCCTGGAACGCGACGAGCTGGTCCGCTGCCTGAGCGAGCACGGCATGAGCGTCACCCAGGCCGCGGGATCGCTCGGGATCAGCCGGGCGACGGCGTACCGGCGGGTGCAGCGGTACGGGATCACCCTGCCCGGCTGA
- a CDS encoding amidohydrolase family protein — protein sequence MYSKNGESYFIVDAHVALWDARPENQRNVHGRQFIDCFYDYHRNLGPESETWTYEEFLYQGGERLMRDLFDEGHVDHAIFQPAHLGEFYANGFGQTEEAFALAQAHPDKLTYNHHWDPRGGEQGLRQLREDAKRFGLKGAKLYTAEWRGESRGWKLDDYWSYRYLEAAQELGVRNIHIHKGPTIRPLDRDAFDVADVDKVATDFTEMNFVIEHCGLPRLEDFCWIATQEPNVHAGLAVALPFIHTRPKYFGQIIGELLYWLDENRIQFSSDYAIWTPRWLIERFVDFQIPEELGEYAPLTTGQKKKILGLNAAAMYDIEVPAELQLPIDEPQAVAVA from the coding sequence ATGTACTCGAAGAACGGTGAGTCCTACTTCATCGTGGACGCCCACGTGGCCCTGTGGGACGCGCGGCCGGAGAACCAGCGCAACGTCCACGGCAGGCAGTTCATCGACTGCTTCTACGACTACCACCGCAACCTCGGACCGGAGTCCGAGACCTGGACCTACGAGGAGTTCCTCTACCAGGGCGGCGAGCGGCTGATGCGCGACCTGTTCGACGAGGGCCACGTCGACCACGCGATCTTCCAGCCCGCCCACCTCGGCGAGTTCTACGCCAACGGGTTCGGCCAGACCGAGGAGGCCTTCGCACTCGCGCAGGCGCACCCGGACAAGCTCACCTACAACCACCACTGGGACCCGCGGGGCGGCGAGCAGGGCCTGCGGCAGCTGCGCGAGGACGCGAAGCGCTTCGGCCTCAAGGGCGCGAAGCTCTACACCGCGGAGTGGCGCGGCGAGTCCCGCGGCTGGAAGCTCGACGACTACTGGTCCTACAGGTACCTCGAGGCCGCCCAGGAGCTGGGCGTCCGCAACATCCACATCCACAAGGGCCCGACGATCCGCCCGCTGGACCGCGACGCGTTCGACGTCGCCGACGTGGACAAGGTCGCCACCGACTTCACCGAGATGAACTTCGTGATCGAGCACTGCGGCCTGCCGCGGCTCGAGGACTTCTGCTGGATCGCCACCCAGGAGCCGAACGTGCACGCCGGCCTGGCCGTCGCGCTCCCGTTCATCCACACCCGGCCCAAGTACTTCGGGCAGATCATCGGCGAGCTGCTGTACTGGCTGGACGAGAACCGCATCCAGTTCTCCAGCGACTACGCGATCTGGACGCCGCGCTGGCTGATCGAGCGCTTCGTCGACTTCCAGATCCCCGAGGAGCTCGGTGAGTACGCGCCGCTGACCACCGGGCAGAAGAAGAAGATCCTCGGGCTGAACGCGGCCGCGATGTACGACATCGAGGTCCCGGCCGAGCTGCAGCTCCCGATCGACGAGCCGCAGGCCGTGGCGGTGGCCTGA
- a CDS encoding iron-sulfur cluster assembly protein — MSAPAPTRPGTRRDAAWDALGAVVDPELDEPITDLEFVRSLEVDGDRVVVHLRLPTAFCAPNFAYLMCSDAKDVLTDLDWTGAVTVELDDHHDSDLINAGLAADAGYRGTFRHEADSDLDELRATFRRKAHAAAMERSLTGLLRADPDRTPESLSGVRIGDLPDGPVTEALLRRRAVLGLGTDPALPVLVGHDGAVYPAEQVPLRLRMARSQRISIEGNAHFCRGLLRTRYPESTAPKENET, encoded by the coding sequence ATGAGCGCACCCGCCCCCACCCGGCCCGGGACCCGCCGCGACGCGGCCTGGGACGCGCTCGGCGCCGTCGTCGACCCGGAGCTGGACGAGCCGATCACCGACCTGGAGTTCGTCCGGTCGCTGGAGGTCGACGGCGACCGGGTCGTGGTGCACCTGCGGCTGCCGACCGCGTTCTGTGCGCCGAACTTCGCCTACCTGATGTGCTCGGACGCCAAGGACGTGCTCACGGATCTGGACTGGACCGGTGCGGTGACCGTCGAGCTCGACGACCACCACGACTCCGACCTGATCAACGCCGGGCTCGCCGCCGACGCCGGGTACCGCGGCACGTTCCGGCACGAGGCGGACTCCGACCTCGACGAGCTGCGGGCCACGTTCCGGCGCAAGGCGCACGCCGCCGCGATGGAACGGTCGCTGACCGGGCTGCTGCGCGCGGACCCGGACCGTACGCCCGAGTCGCTGTCCGGCGTGCGGATCGGCGACCTGCCGGACGGCCCCGTCACCGAGGCGTTGCTGCGGCGGCGGGCCGTCCTCGGGCTGGGGACGGACCCGGCGCTGCCGGTGCTCGTCGGGCACGACGGCGCCGTGTACCCCGCCGAGCAGGTACCGCTGAGGCTGCGGATGGCCCGCTCGCAGCGCATCTCGATCGAGGGCAACGCGCACTTCTGCCGGGGCCTGCTGCGCACTCGCTACCCGGAGTCCACCGCACCGAAGGAGAACGAGACGTGA
- a CDS encoding NAD(P)-dependent alcohol dehydrogenase: MKAVQVVGYHRPLEMTEVPAPEVAGPHDVIVRIGGAGVCRTDLHVLEGQWAEKSQVTLPYTIGHENAGWVSAVGPAVTNVAEGDPVIVHPLATCGLCRACRSGDDVHCTASDFPGIDTHGGYAEYLRTSARSVVKLDPSLQPADVAALADAGLTAYHAAAKASRRLGPRDTCVVIGAGGLGHIGIQVLTALTPARLVVLDRNPDAVKLALSLGADDGIVADGSHVDEVLALTGGAGAESVIDFVGEGGSTAEGLRMTRRAGDYHVVGYGENVDVPTIDLVSAEVNVIGNLVGSYNDLQDLMALAARGRVALHTTRYALDDFQSAIDDLDAGRVRGRAILVP; this comes from the coding sequence GTGAAGGCGGTCCAGGTCGTCGGGTACCACCGGCCGCTGGAGATGACGGAGGTCCCGGCACCGGAGGTCGCCGGGCCGCACGACGTGATCGTCAGGATCGGCGGCGCCGGGGTCTGCCGCACCGACCTGCACGTCCTCGAGGGGCAGTGGGCGGAGAAGTCGCAGGTCACGCTGCCGTACACGATCGGCCACGAGAACGCGGGCTGGGTGTCGGCGGTCGGCCCGGCGGTGACGAACGTGGCCGAGGGCGACCCGGTGATCGTGCACCCGCTCGCCACCTGCGGGCTGTGCCGGGCCTGCCGCTCCGGCGACGACGTGCACTGCACGGCCTCGGACTTCCCGGGCATCGACACCCACGGCGGGTACGCCGAGTACCTGCGGACCTCGGCCCGCTCGGTGGTGAAGCTGGACCCGTCGCTGCAGCCGGCCGACGTCGCCGCGCTGGCCGACGCCGGGCTCACGGCCTACCACGCGGCGGCCAAGGCGTCGCGGCGGCTCGGCCCGCGCGACACCTGCGTCGTGATCGGGGCGGGCGGGCTCGGGCACATCGGGATCCAGGTGCTCACCGCGCTCACCCCGGCCCGGCTGGTCGTGCTCGACCGCAACCCGGACGCGGTGAAGCTCGCCCTCTCGCTCGGGGCGGACGACGGGATCGTCGCCGACGGCTCGCACGTCGACGAGGTACTGGCGCTGACCGGCGGCGCCGGAGCCGAGTCGGTGATCGACTTCGTGGGTGAGGGCGGCTCGACCGCCGAGGGACTGCGGATGACCAGGCGGGCCGGGGACTACCACGTCGTCGGGTACGGCGAGAACGTCGACGTCCCGACGATCGACCTGGTCTCGGCCGAGGTGAACGTGATCGGGAACCTGGTCGGGTCCTACAACGACCTGCAGGACCTGATGGCGCTGGCCGCCCGTGGCCGCGTCGCGCTGCACACCACGCGCTACGCCCTCGACGACTTCCAGTCGGCGATCGACGACCTCGACGCGGGACGGGTGCGGGGCCGGGCGATCCTCGTGCCGTGA
- a CDS encoding MarR family winged helix-turn-helix transcriptional regulator, translating to MTRWLDDHEQAAWRSFLRMRSRLHAELHRRLQAESGLSISDFDVLVALTDRPDGRVRVLELAAALDWEKSRLSHHLARMRTRGLLTREECGDDGRGHVVVLTAEGRAAIERAAPGHVETVRELVFDALPAGDVEALARISAAVLDRLDDPVDPGDPVDRGGPGGAR from the coding sequence GTGACCCGCTGGCTGGACGACCACGAGCAGGCCGCATGGCGCAGCTTCCTGCGCATGCGGTCCCGGCTGCACGCCGAGCTGCACCGGCGGCTGCAGGCCGAGTCGGGCCTGTCCATCTCGGACTTCGACGTGCTCGTCGCGCTCACCGACCGTCCGGACGGCCGGGTCCGTGTCCTGGAGCTGGCGGCGGCGCTGGACTGGGAGAAGAGCAGGCTGTCCCACCATCTCGCCCGGATGCGCACGCGGGGCCTCCTCACCCGCGAGGAGTGCGGCGACGACGGCCGCGGCCACGTCGTGGTGCTCACGGCCGAGGGCCGGGCCGCGATCGAGCGGGCGGCCCCCGGGCACGTCGAGACGGTGCGCGAGCTGGTGTTCGACGCGCTGCCTGCCGGCGACGTCGAGGCGCTCGCCCGGATCTCGGCCGCCGTGCTGGACCGTCTCGACGACCCTGTCGACCCCGGCGACCCTGTTGACCGTGGTGGCCCCGGCGGCGCCCGGTGA
- a CDS encoding LLM class flavin-dependent oxidoreductase: MQFGVFSVSDITPDPTTGRTPTEARRITDVLTIARHAEAVGLDVFALGEHHNPPFFSSSPTTTLGYLAGVTDTLQLSTATTLITTNDPVKIAEDFAMLQHLAGGRVDLMLGRGNTGPVYPWFGQDIRHGLNLAVENYALLRRLWDEDVVDWEGRFRAPLQGFTSTPRPLDGVAPFVWHGSIRSPEIAEQAAYYGDGFFHNHIFWPASHTRRMVELYRRRWEHHGHGPGERAIVGLGGQVFVRHNSQDAVREFRPYFDNAPAYGHSPSLEDFSRATPLTVGSPQQVIERTLGFREYVGDYQRQLFLVDHAGLPLKTVLEQLDLLGEEIVPVLRKEFAALRPAGVPDAPTHTARVAARAAVPAA, from the coding sequence GTGCAGTTCGGAGTCTTCTCGGTCAGTGACATCACGCCGGACCCGACGACCGGCCGCACGCCGACCGAGGCCCGCCGCATCACCGACGTCCTGACCATCGCCCGGCACGCGGAGGCGGTCGGACTCGACGTCTTCGCGCTCGGCGAGCACCACAACCCGCCGTTCTTCTCCTCGTCGCCGACGACCACGCTGGGCTACCTCGCGGGCGTCACCGACACCCTGCAGCTGTCCACCGCCACCACGCTGATCACCACGAACGACCCGGTGAAGATCGCCGAGGACTTCGCGATGCTGCAGCACCTGGCCGGTGGCCGGGTGGACCTCATGCTGGGCCGGGGCAACACCGGCCCGGTCTACCCGTGGTTCGGCCAGGACATCCGCCACGGCCTGAACCTCGCGGTGGAGAACTACGCGCTGCTGCGCAGGTTGTGGGACGAGGACGTCGTCGACTGGGAGGGGCGCTTCCGGGCCCCGCTGCAGGGCTTCACCTCGACCCCGCGCCCGCTCGACGGCGTCGCGCCGTTCGTCTGGCACGGGTCGATCCGCAGCCCGGAGATCGCGGAGCAGGCCGCCTACTACGGCGACGGCTTCTTCCACAACCACATCTTCTGGCCGGCGTCGCACACCCGGCGGATGGTCGAGCTCTACCGCAGGCGCTGGGAGCACCACGGCCACGGGCCGGGGGAGCGGGCGATCGTCGGCCTCGGCGGCCAGGTGTTCGTGCGGCACAACTCGCAGGACGCGGTGCGGGAGTTCCGGCCCTACTTCGACAACGCCCCGGCCTACGGGCACAGCCCGTCGCTGGAGGACTTCAGCCGGGCGACGCCGCTGACCGTCGGCAGCCCGCAGCAGGTCATCGAGCGGACCCTGGGCTTCCGCGAGTACGTGGGCGACTACCAGCGCCAGCTGTTCCTCGTCGACCACGCCGGGCTGCCGCTGAAGACCGTGCTGGAGCAGCTGGACCTGCTCGGCGAGGAGATCGTGCCGGTGCTGCGCAAGGAGTTCGCCGCACTGCGCCCGGCCGGGGTGCCGGACGCACCGACCCACACGGCCCGGGTCGCGGCACGCGCCGCGGTGCCAGCCGCCTGA
- a CDS encoding VOC family protein has protein sequence MTDTPATDTTALDAARDRIRDRHLVPAGQRPASTARGLHHTALLASDVERTVRFYQDVLGFPLTELIENRDYPGSSHFFFDIGNGNLLAFFDFPGLDVGPYAEVLGGLHHIAISVEQGTWDTIVARLAAAGVEHEVHSGVSVYFRDPDGARVELIADPLGEMYGQHVL, from the coding sequence ATGACCGACACCCCCGCGACCGACACCACCGCACTCGACGCCGCCCGCGACCGCATCCGGGACCGCCATCTCGTCCCGGCCGGGCAGCGTCCGGCGTCCACCGCCCGCGGCCTGCACCACACCGCGCTCCTGGCGAGCGACGTGGAGCGGACCGTGCGCTTCTACCAGGACGTACTCGGGTTCCCGCTCACCGAGCTGATCGAGAACCGGGACTACCCCGGCTCGTCGCACTTCTTCTTCGACATCGGCAACGGGAACCTGCTCGCGTTCTTCGACTTCCCCGGCCTCGACGTCGGTCCGTACGCCGAGGTGCTGGGCGGGCTGCACCACATCGCGATCAGCGTGGAGCAGGGGACCTGGGACACGATCGTCGCCCGGCTGGCCGCGGCCGGCGTGGAGCACGAGGTGCACTCCGGGGTGTCGGTCTACTTCCGCGATCCCGACGGCGCGCGGGTCGAGCTCATCGCCGACCCGCTGGGCGAGATGTACGGCCAGCACGTGCTCTAA